TCGGGCGAGGGGCTCGCGGCGGTCTCGGTTTCCATGTCAAGGTCACAGCGGCGCAGCCGCTCTACCGGACAGGAGATCCAAGCGGTTCGTGGAAGTCAAGTCCTTTCCCCTGGTGGTACGACAGCATAGGTGACCGCGTGGATCTCCGGGCGGTGTCCGCTCGATCACCGCGATGAGGCACCGCGATGAGGCACCGCGATGAGGCACCGCCATGAGGCACCGCCATGAGGCACCGTCACGCGACGGTCACCGGGCGGCGTCGCCGAGGGAGCGATGATCGCGAACCCCCGGGGAATATGCGTAGCTCCTCCGATGTCGCCGGCGCCCTCACGGCGCGGCGGCAGACATGAGGAGCTCGGTCTTCCCATCTCGTCTGACCCCGTGCATCGCGGCGCTTCCGGGCCGAACGGATTGAACAGCATCCTGGACGCCGACCCCGATCACACATCGGGAATGGCCTTAGCACGAGTTCCGGATCTACCCGGCCTCAGCCGGAGATGTGCGGCTTGTAATCTCGCAATGCAAGCTGGAACCCTCGCTCGGATCGAAGCGTTTTTGCACATCTCCGAGCGCTCGTCATCGCTCTCGCGGGTCCTGAGAGGGGTGAGTCTGCCGATGCCGATTCTTGGTCAATGACACGCGCGATCCACGGCCCCTACGAACGAGGTGAGCACGGGTAGGAGGCCTGAATCGGGCTTGGGGGAGGGCAACATTCGTCATGACACAGCATTATATGAGTTCACGCGACCCGTGGGAGGCGGCCTATCTCTACTCCCCCGAGGCGCTGTTCGTAGCGGACATCGACGGCACGCTGTCGCACTGGAGCGAGTCATTCGGCCACACGGTCGGGCACGCGGCCACGCCGGGGACGGCGTTCTTCCAGCTCTTCCACGACGACGATCGCGAGGCGGCCCGGGCGAAGTGGTCTGTGCTTCTGGAGACGCCCGGGGCCGTCGAGCTCTGCGGGCGGGTGATGACGGCCGGGAACGTGTATGCGTCCTTCTCCTGCGTGCTGCGCAGAGCGCCGCACGGCCAGGCGGTCTACGGCTCGCTGCACCCGACGTCCGGCGCCGTCGATCTCCCCGCCGCCGGGCCCGGGAAGGGAGAGGACGCGGACATGCTCCGCGCCCTCTCCGACAACCTCCCTGTCATCGTCTGGTCATGCGACGCGGCGGGGGTCATCACCCGTCACGACGGGAGGGGCCTGGCGGGGCTCGGCCTCAAGCGGGGGCAGCTCGTCGGGACGAACCTCTTCGACGTCTTTGCCAGCGCTCCCGAAGGCACGGAGAACGTGAGGAGGGCGCTCCGCGGGTGTCCCTCCCATTCGATGAGCCACGTCCCCGCCAACAATTCGTTCTGGGAAAACTGGATGGTGCCGATCCAGAGCCCGCTCGGAAACGTCGAGTCCGTGATCGGGCTCTCGCTCGACGTCTCGGAGGCGAAGAGAGCGGAAGAGGAGCTCCGACTACGGCTGTTGCAGATCCAGAAGCAGCAGGAGGTCATCGGCAAGCTCTCGACGCCCATCATCCAGGTCTGGGACGGGGTGGTCGCGCTGCCCATGGTCGGCGTCGTCGACAGCGCGAGGACCGCCGACGTCATGCAGAACCTGCTCGACGAGATCGTCCGCACCAGCGCGCGGTATGCCATCCTGGATCTCACGGGCGTCGAGATGGTGGACACGCAGGTCGCGAATCACCTGATCAAGCTCGTGAACGCCATCCGGCTCCTCGGCGCGGGCGGGATCATCTGCGGCATCAGGCCGTCGGTCGCGCAGACGATCGTCGAGCTGGGCCTCGATCTGGACAGCATGGTCACGCGATCGAACCTGCGGGCTGGAATCATGTTCTGCATCAACCAGATGCGCCAGCCCGCGACGACGCCGGCGGCGAACGGCTCTTCGGGCCGCTGACCCGCGGCGTCTCCCCTTCTGCTTCTGCTCGCGCGGCGCGGGCGTTCGGCATCGTCGATCCGGCAAGCACCCCCGGCGCCTCCGGCGGCGCGCGCGCGAGCTCGTGACGACGACGAGACAGGCTCCGCAGGCGCGGTCGCAGCGAGAAGCGAAAACGAGGTTCGTCATGCTCTCCCCGGGTCGAACCGACCAAGACAGCATCCCCACCGCGGCCGGAGAGCTGCCGGTGCTCGGTCACCTGCCCGTCCTTTACCGGGACGCCGTCGGCCTTCTGCGCCGCAGCAGGAGCGCGCTGGGTCCGCTCTTCTGGGTCAACCTCGGGTTCGCGCAACGTCGGCTCTTCTATGTGGGAGCCGACGCGCTCGATCTCCTGCGCGCGCCCGAGGTGGTCATGGACCATCCGGAGCACCTCAAGGGGATCGTGGGCCGCTCGATGGCTGGGCAGGACGGGCCGATGCACCGGCGCATGCGCTCGGCCATCAACCCCTCGTTCTCCCCGCAGGGGTTCGCCAAGGAGGCCTCCGCCACCATGGCCTCCGCGTTCGCTGCGAAGATCGATGGCTGGCTCCAGCAAGAGAGCTTCGCGGTCCATCCCGCCATGCGGGATCTGACCCTCGAGATCATCTTTCGAATCTGCGGGGTCCCGATAGAGGATGTGCCCGCCTGGAGCCGGGCCTATCGCGAGCTGTTCTTGGGTGTTTACCCGATCCCGGGTCGTCTGCCAGGCATGCCCGCGTACCGCTCGGATCGCGCGCGCGCCTGGATAGACGACCGCCTGCGGAGGCTCCTCGCGCTCGCTCGCCGGGGCGGCGCCGCGGGCTCTCTCGTCGAAATGCTCTCGAAGGCTCGCGACGACGAGGGCGAGCCCCTGTCGGACCAAGACATCGTCGACAACCTTCGCGCGATATTGCTCGCCGGGCACGAGACCAGCGCCTCCATCCTGGCCTGGATCGTCATCGTCCTGTCGCGCCGGAGCGAGGTGTGGAGCGCGCTCTGCGACGAGCACACGGCGGCGCCGGACGCGTCCGTGCCCATGTCCGCGAGAGAGGCGGACCGGTTCCCTGTCACCAACGCCATCTTCCGGGAGGTCCTGCGGATGTACACGCCGGTCTGGTTCATCTTCCGGACGGTCACCGAGACGATCACGCTGAACGGTAGGCGCATCCCTCGAAATACGCCGCTGGCCCTCAGCCCCGCGCAATTCGGTTATGATTCATCGCTGTTCCCGGACCCCGACCGCTTCGATCTGAGCCGCTGGAGCGATCGCTCTAGCCCACCGGGTCCGCTGGAGCTGGCCGCGTTCGGCGGGGGGCCGCACTTCTGTCTTGGATACAACGTCGCTTGCATCGAGGCGCTCCAGCTTCAGTTCCTCCTCGTCCGGGCGTTGCGCCGCGCCGGGCTCGTTCCACACTTGGAGGGCGCTTCGCCGAAGCACGTGTACTTCCCGACCGGGCATCCGGCGGCCGCGACACGGGTCGTCTTTCGCCCGAGCTGAACGGGCAGCGCTCGAGCGCCCCAGCGCATCGAGGCATCGACCACGATCTCCGGCGGGACGACTCTCTTCACCATCAACACGGTCGCCGGCGGCAGCCGGTCCTCACCGGGTGGATCAGCGCATGAACACCTCGCCGCATTCGAGTCCTTCCGATCGCGCTCTGGCCGGGCTTCGCGCGCTGGTGGCGGAGCTCGGGCGAGGCGGAGGCTCCGTCAGTCCCTCGGTGTACGACACCGCCACCGTGCTGATGTTCGATGTCTTTCCCGAAGCCAGGGAGAGCATCATCCGGTGGCTTCTCGAGCAGCAGCGGCCGGACGCGGGCTGGGGGCTCTCGTCGGTGCCCCGCGCGCGCGATCTCCCGACGCTGGCGTCGATCGTGGCCCTCCATCCCTACCGCGAGCTCATGCCGCAGGTACGCCGCGCCTGCGAGGGGGGCCTGGCGTTCCTGCGCGACCAGGCAGCTCATTGGGGCACGTCCTTGCCGGACGACATCCCTGTCGGGCTGGAGCTGCTCATGCCCAGGCTCCTCGACCGGGCCTCCTCGCTCGGCCTCGGTGTCGATTGGGACCCGTACAGGGCCCTCATCGCGCTCGGCGAGCGACGCCGGGCCTTGATCGGCAAGGCCCGGCCGGCGGCCGGCAGCGCGGCGTCGCACTCCTGGGAGGGCTGGGGGGGCGGCCCCTCGCCTGACCTCATCGACGTGAGCGGCGGCGTCGGGCACAGCCCCGCGGCCACAGCGGCCTGGCTCCACGCATCTCGGGACAAGGCCGGCCTCGATGGCGCACGAGCGGCGGCGCGCGAGTACCTGCTCCGAGCGAGCGGCGCTACCGAGGTCGGAATTCCCGGCATCGTCCCCACGGTGTGGCCCATTCACCGGTTCGAGCAGGCCTGGGTCCTGTACGCACTGCGGGTCCTCGATCTGCTCGACCATCCCCGGCTGGGCGACGTGGCGCGGCCGCAGCTGCTCGACCTCGGCGCCGCGCTTCGCCCCGAGGGCATCGGCATGAGCGACGCGTTCACTCAGGATGGCGACATCACATCGACGGTCATCGCCACCCTGGGAGAGCTCGTGGCGCCTCGCGCCATCGGGACGCTGCGGCGCTTCGAGCGAGGGGGGATGTTCATCACGTACGCGAACGAGCTGCAGCCCTCGCTCACGACGAATGCACACGCGATCCACGCCCTCGCGTCCTGCGGGGAGAAGGCGTCGACGCCAGCGCGGTACCTCCTCGAGCGCCAGCAGCCGGACGGGCGGTGGGTTGGCGACAAATGGCACAGCTCCTGGCTCTACACGACCAGCCAGGTCATCTTGGCCCTCTCGCACGAGGGGCACGTGCCCGCGGTGAAGCGCGGCCTGGAGGCGCTGCTGCGCGCCCAGGGTGGCGATGGCGGCTGGGGAGCCGGCAGCGCGCCCACCGCGGCAGAGACGGCGTACGCCGTGCTCGCGCTCCGCGCCGCACGAAGGAACCGCGAGCTCGAATCCATGGCGCGGAGCGCCTGGCGACGGGGGTGCGACTGGCTGATGTCGAACCATGACATCGGCGCCGGCCAGGAAGATCTCCGCTGGATCGGCAAGGAGCTGTATTGCCCGGCCCGGGTGGACCGCGCGTGGGTCCTCGGCGCGCTCCTCGTGTCGCAACCGCCATGGGAAAGCTAGACGATCTGATCGAAAAGACGTGGCAGAGCCATGTCTTCGGCGATTCCTACCCGACCGCCGTCGGCCCTCGCGCGCTCTCCGAGAGGATGCGGGCCGTTTACTCGTGTTTTGTCGAGAGGTTCCGCCCGATCGTCCAGGAAGCCTTACCCGACCTGGATCCGGAGCACGTCGAGCGCCTCGTGCGCCAGATCGGCCCCAAGGCGACCGCGTTCTGCGCCGCGATCGCGATCGAAATCGAGAATGTCGAGCGCCTCGCCGCGGTCTCCATCGTATTTGGACTCCTCTACCTTCTCGATGGCCTGATGGATGACGGGGACCTGGCGATCGTCGCCGCAACGCACCGGTTCATCGAGGTTCACGCGCCGCGCCTGCACATTGCTGCAGCGAACGACACGAAGCAGCTGGCGTCCGCCGTACTCCTGAGCGAGCTCGAGGCGGCCAGAGCGCCGCGCCCCGATCCTGCCCTCGTCGCTGCGCGCGCTCGACCCCTGGAGGAGGTGGCGCGCCTGCTGCGTCGCCTGAGCCCTGAGGACGCAGGCGCGCTCATCGAATCGCCTGTCGCCGGCTTTCTGAGCCATGGCTCCGCCATGCGGCAGCTCAGCCAGCGATACGTCGAGCGCGAAGAGGGCGCGTTCTGGGACGATCACGCCGACGATTTCGTCGCGCATGCGATCGGGAGCATTCAGACGGCCGGGACGGTCGCCGTCGTCTATAGCCTCTACCGGAGCGCGAGCCCCGAGCTCCCCACGATCGGACAGGTGCTGGCCGCCCCGGCGGTCAGGCGCGTGTGCGAGCGATTCGCCGACGCGGCTTCGCGCATCTTCGACGACGTGGGAGATCAGGACGTCGATCGACGCTCGGGCTCCCGGGGCCGGTTCGATCTCAACCTCTTCAACCATCCGAACAGAAGGCTCGTCGAGGCAACCATGCGGTTCGTCGGCGTCGATGACGAGGACATCATCGCGGCGACGCTGCGCGACCTCGCCGCCGACGACAGCGCCGGGGATGGCCGCGTCGTCGAGCGATTCGTCGACGTCGTGCGCGGCGGCGTGGCGAGCTTGCCGGCGGAGCGCTGGCGCGACGCGGGCGTGTTCCTGATGCTCCTCAAGAGGATCATCGAGTCGGGATACGTCAACACGCTGGGGGACGCCGCGCTCGCGGAGTGACGCCGGGGCGGCGGGCGCGCTGGGCGCCCAGGCGCTCTGCTCTTTGCCGGTGTGCTCGATTCGCCCGTCGCTCACGCGCTCGCCGCCCCCTGGCGCGCGCGCGCCGGATCGCCGATCCTCCCTGCCCCATGCCAGCCCCCACGATCGTCCTGCTGACCGGCGGCGCCGACAGCACAACGTTGCTCCACGTCGTGAACGCGCGGGCGGCCGTCGTCCCGGCGTTCGTCGCTGGCGGCGTGCCGGAGAGCCCCGGGTTCTACCTTCACGACGCCCAGGGGTCCGACGAGGGCTCGTGAGCGCCTCCCCCGCGTCCGCCCCTCGCGCGGCGCGGCCGGCCCGGGGACAGGCCGCCGCGGGCGCCCGCGCCCTCCGCGAGCGCGCCCTCTGTCATCTCTCCATGGGCATGCTCGGCGAGGCCCGCTCGGATGCGGGCGAGGCGCTCGCGCTCGTCGAGCGGGAGCTCGGGCCCGCCGACCCGGAGGCAGCGGGCGCGCTGCTCGTGCTCTGGCGGATCGCGGCGGCGTCCGGCGACCCTCCCGCCGCCGAGGCGCACGCGCGCCGCGCCGTCCTCGCGCTCGCGCGGGCGCGGCGGGGCGGCGAGATCAAGCGGCTCCGCGTCCACGCATGGCTCGCCCTGGCCGCGACCGCGCGGCTCCAGGGCCGCTACGCAGACGCGGCGGCGCGCGCCCGCCGCGCGCTCCGGCTGGCCGAGGCCGCCTTCGGCACTCGCGACGTCGAGGTCGCCGCCTGCCTCAACGAGCTGGCGATGAGCTGCAAGTACCGCGCGCGCTTCGCCGAGGGGGCGCGGCTCTACCGCCGGGCGATCCGCGTCCTCGAGCGGGCCCACGGACCGGATCACCCCGATCTCGCGCCGCTGCTCCACAACCTCGGCGGGCTCGAGCACGCTCGCGGCCGGGCGGCCCGCGGAGAGCCGTTCGCGCGCCGCTCGGTCGCGCTGCGGGAGGCGGCGCTCGGACCCGAGCACCCGCTCGTCGCCGAGGACGCGGCCGCGCTCGCGGCCATCCTCGACGCGCAGGGCAAGCGCAGCGAGGCGGCGGCGCTCTACCGGCGCGCGCTCGCCATCTTCGAGCGCGCGTACGGCCCCGCGCACCACGAGGTCGCCTTCACCACGAGCAACCTCGCCGCCCTGCTCTGCGCCGAGGGCGAGCTCGACGCCGCAGCGCGCCTGTTCCGCAAGGCGATCGGGACGATGGAGGGGCTCCTCGGCCCGACCCACCCCGACCTGGCGATGGCGCTCAACAACCTCGGTGTGCTGCGCCTCCGGCAGGGCAGGCGAGCGTCGGCGCGCCGGCTGCTGGAGCGGGCGCTCTCCATCTACATGGCGACGCTCGGCCCGGGCCACCCGACGACCGCGGCCTGCCGGGAGAACCTGGCGGAGGCGGGTCCTGCCGGCTCGATCGTGGCCTGAGGAGGCACCACGCCGCGCGGTCGCCGCGGCTCGAAGCGTGGCGCGTCGCTGGCTCTGGCCCGCGGCGCCGCGCGCCGTGGGTCACCGCGCGCGCCGGGTCGAGCGCGCGGCGCCGGTCGTCCGCGCCTGCCGCGTCGCCTTGCGCCCGGCCTTCGGCTTCGCGCCGCCGGCCCGGAGGAGCGTGCCGTTGTGGTTGACGCCGATGGGGACGACGGCGCTCAGATCGCTGGTGGCCGACGGTGAGGACGACCCGCCGCACGTGATGCCGAACGTCGCGGTATACGTCCCCGGCGACCCTGGCGCGGTGAAGGACACGCTGACGTTCCGCTGGCCTTTGAAGGAGGCCGGGCAGCTCGAGACGCCGAAGTGCTGGCTCGAGACGCTGCACTGGCAACCCGTCAGCGTCACCCCTTGGCTGTCCACGGTGACCGTACGCCAGGCCGTCGTCTGCGCCTGGACTTGCCCGAAGTCACGGAGCGCCGGGCTGGACGCCAGCGCCTGCTCTGCCTCGCCGAGGGTGTCTTCTCCTCCCTCGTTCTCGAGGCTCTCCACCACGCAGCCCGCGGTTCCCAGGCTTGCGAGCAGCAGTGTCCCGACCATCACACATGATTGTTTCATAAAACCTCCGTCGCTGGACTCCACACAGGACGAGCGGCGCCCCGAAGCGACGACCAAGGCGGCGATCGCCGCCAGGCCTGGCCTCAGGGCCTCTCGCGGAGCCGCCTCAGCAACCGGCACGCCAGCGCCCGGGAAACCACGGCCCCGCCGCTGCGGCAGCTCGATGTGGATCTCCGTGGCCCGAGCGGGCGGCGGATCCTGCCGAATCGGGCCCATTCGTCCGACGCAGTGGAGCGCGGAGCCCAACCGCATCTCCGATGGGCGACCGTGACATGTCACGCCGCGACCGTGACATGTCACGCCGCGATCGTGACATGTCACGCCGCGGCCGTGACACCGCGGACAGGCGCGGCGCGACGCGCGACGAGGTGCCCTGATGCCATGGAGCGACGACGCGAGTCGCCCGTCCTCGGCCGCCCGGCGACGGGAGGTCCTTGGGTCAAGGAGGCGGCGGCGGATCCTGCTCCGGGCGCGCCTGCCGCGGGGCCCACAGCGGGTAGTCGACGCCGGCGAGGCGATTGATGACGATGGCCTGGAGCGTGAGCAGGACGACCCCGCCGAGGAGCACGAGGAGCATCGGAGGCCGGGACAGGATGCCCAGCGAGACGATGAGGGTCGTCGCGCCCGCGGGAGGGTGTGGCGCGCGGGCGAGCACCATGAGGCCGGCCGTGAGCCCCAGCGAGAGCGCCGCGGCGATGGCGCGCGCGAGGGTCACGCCGGTCGCGGTCGCCGGACCTGCGTGCGTGAGCCCGGTGATGAGCAGGCTCATGTACGCGACCGCGATGCCGATGCTGTGCCCGAGGATGGTGGTGCGCGGCGCGGCCGACGCCGCCGTTGGAGTGTAAAAGAACAGGAAGGCCGTTGGCCCGAGCGACGGAAAGACGAAGGGCGACTTCGTCACCACGGCGAGGGCTGCCATCAGGCCGATGCTCACGAACCCGTTCACGCAGCTGAAGACCGCGAGCACCGGTATCTTCGAGTAACGCTGGAGGAGCCACGGGAGCCTGAGGCGCGTGAAGATGCCGCGCACGACGTCCGTCATCTCGCCGCCGAGCGGGTGCCGCGGCGAGATCGGACCGTAGCCGCGCCCGCTTCCCCACGGCTCCGCCGCCGCGGGGGTCGATTGCCTGTCTCTCTCTGCCATCCTTCGTTCCTTGCGAGCTGGCTGCGCCTGGGCGCGCCCGCTTCCGCGGGAGCTCGCTCGCCGGCGGGCGCAACGGCCAGCTCACCACGATTCTACCCCGGGCTCCGCCAGATGGATCGGGGATCTCGCCCGACGCGCTCGGGCCCGCCGGGCAGCGCGCCTGCGCGCGGAGCTCGCGACCGATGGCGCGGCCCGTCGGGCGATCGACACGACCCCTCCACGCTCGAGACGACCGTCCCACGCTGGTCGGTGACCGCGCCTCCCCGGGCAGGTCAGAACTTCTCCTCCGACGGGCGCACGTCGATCTCGAGGGTCCAGGCGCTCGGCGCCTGGGCGTGGAGCTGGAAGTAGGTCTCTGCCAGCGCCTCCGGCGATAGCAGGGTGGCGGCCGTCCTCCCGGGCATCATGGCGCGGACCCGCGGGGTGTCGATCAGCCCGTCGATGACGACGTGCGCCACGTGGATGCCGCGCGGGCCGAGCTCGCGCGCGAGCGACTGCGCGAGGGCGCGCAGGCCGGCTTTGCCGACGGCGAGGGCCGCGAAGCGGGCTCCGCCGCGGAGCGAGGCGGTGGCGCCCGTGAAGAGGATCGTCCCTCGGCCGCGCTGGAGCATGCCGGGCAGCGCCGCCTGCGCGCTCAGGAAGCCGCCGAGGCAGTTGATCTTCCAGTCGTCCTCGAGCTCTCGCGGCGTGAGCTCCAGCGCGCCGGCCACGCGGAACACGCTGGCGTTGTAGATCAGCACCTCGACCGGCCCGAGCGACTCCTCCACGCGCGCGAAGGCCGCCGCGACGGAGGCCGCGTCGGTGGCGTCCCCCGGGACGCTCAAGGCGCGCCCTCCGGCGCCCTCGATCTCCCGCTGCACCGCCTCACACGCGGCGGCCGTCCGGGCCATGAGGCCGACGGAGAACCCCTCGCGCGCGAAGCGCCTCGACACCGCGGCCCCGAGTCCTGGGCCGACGCCGACGACGACCGTTGCCTTGTTCGAGCTCATGAACGCACACCTCCCGCCGGCCCTCGCGCCGGCGAACCGCGGCAGCGTAGCCCGTCCTGGCCCGCGCGAACGACACGAGCCGACCGAGCCCGTCCCCGGCTCGTTCTGCGGTCAGCCCCCCGGAGAGCTGCGGGGCCCCGGCGCATCCCTCCACTGCCGCACGAAGAACGGCCACGCGTCGTGGAGGTACAGGCCGAAGGGGATCCACCAGACGAGATCGTTCGTCAAGCA
The DNA window shown above is from Sorangium aterium and carries:
- a CDS encoding tetratricopeptide repeat protein gives rise to the protein MSASPASAPRAARPARGQAAAGARALRERALCHLSMGMLGEARSDAGEALALVERELGPADPEAAGALLVLWRIAAASGDPPAAEAHARRAVLALARARRGGEIKRLRVHAWLALAATARLQGRYADAAARARRALRLAEAAFGTRDVEVAACLNELAMSCKYRARFAEGARLYRRAIRVLERAHGPDHPDLAPLLHNLGGLEHARGRAARGEPFARRSVALREAALGPEHPLVAEDAAALAAILDAQGKRSEAAALYRRALAIFERAYGPAHHEVAFTTSNLAALLCAEGELDAAARLFRKAIGTMEGLLGPTHPDLAMALNNLGVLRLRQGRRASARRLLERALSIYMATLGPGHPTTAACRENLAEAGPAGSIVA
- a CDS encoding STAS domain-containing protein, which translates into the protein MTQHYMSSRDPWEAAYLYSPEALFVADIDGTLSHWSESFGHTVGHAATPGTAFFQLFHDDDREAARAKWSVLLETPGAVELCGRVMTAGNVYASFSCVLRRAPHGQAVYGSLHPTSGAVDLPAAGPGKGEDADMLRALSDNLPVIVWSCDAAGVITRHDGRGLAGLGLKRGQLVGTNLFDVFASAPEGTENVRRALRGCPSHSMSHVPANNSFWENWMVPIQSPLGNVESVIGLSLDVSEAKRAEEELRLRLLQIQKQQEVIGKLSTPIIQVWDGVVALPMVGVVDSARTADVMQNLLDEIVRTSARYAILDLTGVEMVDTQVANHLIKLVNAIRLLGAGGIICGIRPSVAQTIVELGLDLDSMVTRSNLRAGIMFCINQMRQPATTPAANGSSGR
- a CDS encoding HPP family protein; protein product: MAERDRQSTPAAAEPWGSGRGYGPISPRHPLGGEMTDVVRGIFTRLRLPWLLQRYSKIPVLAVFSCVNGFVSIGLMAALAVVTKSPFVFPSLGPTAFLFFYTPTAASAAPRTTILGHSIGIAVAYMSLLITGLTHAGPATATGVTLARAIAAALSLGLTAGLMVLARAPHPPAGATTLIVSLGILSRPPMLLVLLGGVVLLTLQAIVINRLAGVDYPLWAPRQARPEQDPPPPP
- a CDS encoding prenyltransferase/squalene oxidase repeat-containing protein, yielding MNTSPHSSPSDRALAGLRALVAELGRGGGSVSPSVYDTATVLMFDVFPEARESIIRWLLEQQRPDAGWGLSSVPRARDLPTLASIVALHPYRELMPQVRRACEGGLAFLRDQAAHWGTSLPDDIPVGLELLMPRLLDRASSLGLGVDWDPYRALIALGERRRALIGKARPAAGSAASHSWEGWGGGPSPDLIDVSGGVGHSPAATAAWLHASRDKAGLDGARAAAREYLLRASGATEVGIPGIVPTVWPIHRFEQAWVLYALRVLDLLDHPRLGDVARPQLLDLGAALRPEGIGMSDAFTQDGDITSTVIATLGELVAPRAIGTLRRFERGGMFITYANELQPSLTTNAHAIHALASCGEKASTPARYLLERQQPDGRWVGDKWHSSWLYTTSQVILALSHEGHVPAVKRGLEALLRAQGGDGGWGAGSAPTAAETAYAVLALRAARRNRELESMARSAWRRGCDWLMSNHDIGAGQEDLRWIGKELYCPARVDRAWVLGALLVSQPPWES
- a CDS encoding SDR family NAD(P)-dependent oxidoreductase, with product MSSNKATVVVGVGPGLGAAVSRRFAREGFSVGLMARTAAACEAVQREIEGAGGRALSVPGDATDAASVAAAFARVEESLGPVEVLIYNASVFRVAGALELTPRELEDDWKINCLGGFLSAQAALPGMLQRGRGTILFTGATASLRGGARFAALAVGKAGLRALAQSLARELGPRGIHVAHVVIDGLIDTPRVRAMMPGRTAATLLSPEALAETYFQLHAQAPSAWTLEIDVRPSEEKF
- a CDS encoding cytochrome P450, with amino-acid sequence MLSPGRTDQDSIPTAAGELPVLGHLPVLYRDAVGLLRRSRSALGPLFWVNLGFAQRRLFYVGADALDLLRAPEVVMDHPEHLKGIVGRSMAGQDGPMHRRMRSAINPSFSPQGFAKEASATMASAFAAKIDGWLQQESFAVHPAMRDLTLEIIFRICGVPIEDVPAWSRAYRELFLGVYPIPGRLPGMPAYRSDRARAWIDDRLRRLLALARRGGAAGSLVEMLSKARDDEGEPLSDQDIVDNLRAILLAGHETSASILAWIVIVLSRRSEVWSALCDEHTAAPDASVPMSAREADRFPVTNAIFREVLRMYTPVWFIFRTVTETITLNGRRIPRNTPLALSPAQFGYDSSLFPDPDRFDLSRWSDRSSPPGPLELAAFGGGPHFCLGYNVACIEALQLQFLLVRALRRAGLVPHLEGASPKHVYFPTGHPAAATRVVFRPS